The DNA region AATCGTTTCCATCACGGTTCGATTCAAATCTAAAGCTTCCGCTTGATTTTGCTCAAAGTAACTGGGAATAACATTATGCTCACCGAGTGTCACCATGCCTTCGCTGGGTTTTTCCATCTCCATAATTAGATGCAGCAAGGTGGATTTGCCTGACCCATTTGGCCCCAAGAAAGCCACGCGATCTCCGCGCTCAATCAGCAAATCTGCGCCTAAAAACAAGATTTTTTCGCCATAAGTATGAACTAAATCTTTGATGATGACGACTTCACGACCACTGCGCGGGGGGTTAGGAAATTGGAAGCGCAAGCTGCGGACATCTGCAACAGGTGCGTCAATGCGCTCAATTTTATCCAGTTGTTTCTCGCGGCTTTTGGCTTGTGTGCTGCGAGTGGCGCTGGCACGGAACCGATCCACGAAAGCTTGCTGCTGTTCAAGTTCTTTTTGCTGGCGTTCGTAGGCGCTGAGTTGGGCTTCTTTTAGCTCGGCTTTTTGGTTTAAATAAGCCGTATAATTACCCAAGTAGGTGGTAGAAACGCCGCGCTCGGTTTCGACGATTTGGGTGCAGAGCCGATCTAAAAATGCTCGGTCATGAGCGACGATCACCATTGGAATCGTTAAACCTTTGAGATAGGTTTCTAACCATTCAATGGTTTCTAAATCTAGGTGGTTAGTCGGTTCATCTAGCAACAGAAGATCGGGATTTTGCAGCAGGATTTTTCCTAAACTCATCCGCATCTGCCAGCCACCACTGAAGGCGCTAACTAAACGCTCGCCATCTTCAGGTTCAAATCCCATTTCTGGCAAAATTTTCTCAATTCGAGCGTCGAGTCCATATCCATCTAAGCCTTCAAATTGACGTTGCAGGCGATCCATTTGATTAATCAGTTTATCCAGTCTTTCTGGATTGGCTGTTTGCATTTCATGGTGTACCTGCGCTAGCGCGTGCTGCACGTCATTTGCTTCCTTAAACACCGTCCAAAACTCTTCGCGCACGGTGCGTGTGGGTTCAACCTCAAATTCTTGAGTTAAATAGGCGATGTGCAAACTCGCAGGACGAATGACTTCACCGGCACTCGGTTCAATTTCACCGGCAATGATTTTCAACTGAGTGGACTTGCCGGCACCGTTGACCCCAACCAACCCGATCCGATCGCCTGGTTTAACCTCCCAGCTCACGTCTTTCAGAACTTCGCCCGTGGGATAGATTTTACTAATATGTTCTAATCGCAGCATCAGAGTCTCCAGAATCAATGAGGTAACGGGAAATCAAATTTCTGAGTGAGCGCTTGGCTATCTCTTAAAAGTTATCAGCTACCCACTTAATCTTGCCAGAAAGTTTCCTCTGCTGCCGAACTTAAAACTTTCTCATTTTTCTGCCTTGGCTGCACCTCCTCAAATGCCGGCTCATCCTGACACCGGCTGCAATTTTTGCAAAAATTTCAAATAAGTGATATGCTTGTCGATTGTGTCTAAACAAATCTAGACAATGCCTAAACTAAAAACTCGCAAAGCAGCCGCCAAGCGTTTTAGAGCGACCGGCAGCGGCAAAATTATGCGCCGCAAAGCTTTCAAAAGTCACTTGCTACAGCACAAGAGTTCAACGCGCAGGCGCACTCTTTCTATGATGGCTGTGGTAGATGAACGTGACGCAGACAATGTGCGCTTGATGCTCCCCTATTTATAAGTCAGTCAGCGCTCAGTTGTCAGCCGGCTTTCAGGCTTGAAAAATGCAACTGACAACGGAGAGCTGCCAACTGAACCCTGAACCCTAGCAACTAACACGTAACCAACTAGCCATGACACGAGTTAAACGCGGTAATGTAGCCCGCAAACGCCGCAAAAAAATTCTCAAACTAGCCAAAGGATTTCGGGGTTCTCACTCGAAACTCTTCCGCACAGCTAATCAGCAGGTAATGAAGGCGTTGCGGAGCGCCTACCGTGATCGCAAAAAGCGCAAGCGGGATTTCCGACGTCTGTGGATCGCCCGCATCAACGCAGCAACGCGTCAACATGGCATGAGCTACAGCCAGTTTATGGGGAATTTGAAGAAAGCAAATATTCAAATCAACCGCAAAATGTTGGCTCAATTGGCAGTTCTTGATGCTGAAAGTTTCACCAAAGTGGTGGAAATGGCCAGCCAAGTCAAGTAAAAATTTCTCCCTTACCCCGTTTCCAGTAGAGGTGCGTCAGCGAACTATCTCTACTGGGAACGATTGAGAAATCAAAAATGAAGAAAAAGTCTCTTCAATTTTTAAGTTTTAATTTTTTATTTTTAATCGCTTTAGCATTTTGCTTGAGTGTAATACCGGCAGCCTTCACACCACCGGCACCCGTAGCGGCAGCAGAAATGAAAGCCATCCAAAAACGGGGCCGGCTGATTGTTGCCGTCAAGGATAATTTGCCGCCTTTGGGCTTTAGAGACAGCGCCGGCAACTTACAAGGGCTGGAAATTGATATTGCTCGCCAGCTGGCGGCAGAGGTGTTAGGAAGCCCCGACGCCGTGGAATTGCAGCCGGTAGCCAATCAAGACCGGCTTTCTGTTGTGTTAAATGGCCAAGTCGATATTACCATTGCCGGCGTGACTGCAACCGAAACGCGAGGCCGGTTGGTTGATTTCAGCGTTCCCTACTACCTGGATGGCACCGGCTTTGTCACGAAAAATGCCTCGGTGCGCCGGTTAGAGGACGTGGGAAAACAGACAATTGCCATGTTAGATAACTCTGACTCTATTGCCAATGTTCTGTATTTTTTCCCCAATGCCAATCTTGTTGGGGTAGATTCTTATGAAGCAGGACGAATGCTGATAGAACGCGGTGAAGCGGGTGTCTTTGCCGGCGATGGGAGCGTCCTTGCCGGCTGGGTGCAAGAGTATCGAGATTACCAGATTTTACCATTTCTCCTATCTGCTGAACCGCTATCGATCGTTATGCCAAAAGGATTGCAGTATTCCCCACTTCGTGTGCGAGTGCATAATGCAATTCGCCGGTGGACAGCAGAAGGTTGGTTGCGAGAACGGGCGATATACTGGGGCTTGCCGGTGCCTCAAGAATAGGCCGGCAAAAACTTTAAAAACCCCTATTTCCTCCCCTCAAAGATTTAGCACTATCTGCCTATACCTAACGGCACGGTGCGCTATCATCTGCGATTAAAAAATAAATTTTTAAAAAATATAGTTAAAAAGCTGCGACACGAATTTAATGGAATATCTAACTTATTAGATCTCATCAAAATTTTATTTTTTGATAAGATACACAGGAATTTCTACCACAAACTCCGCACCCTTTTCTGGGGATGAATAACACGTTAATTGTCCTTTGTGCTTTTCTAC from Microcoleus sp. FACHB-68 includes:
- the rplT gene encoding 50S ribosomal protein L20, producing the protein MTRVKRGNVARKRRKKILKLAKGFRGSHSKLFRTANQQVMKALRSAYRDRKKRKRDFRRLWIARINAATRQHGMSYSQFMGNLKKANIQINRKMLAQLAVLDAESFTKVVEMASQVK
- a CDS encoding ABC-F family ATP-binding cassette domain-containing protein, which gives rise to MLRLEHISKIYPTGEVLKDVSWEVKPGDRIGLVGVNGAGKSTQLKIIAGEIEPSAGEVIRPASLHIAYLTQEFEVEPTRTVREEFWTVFKEANDVQHALAQVHHEMQTANPERLDKLINQMDRLQRQFEGLDGYGLDARIEKILPEMGFEPEDGERLVSAFSGGWQMRMSLGKILLQNPDLLLLDEPTNHLDLETIEWLETYLKGLTIPMVIVAHDRAFLDRLCTQIVETERGVSTTYLGNYTAYLNQKAELKEAQLSAYERQQKELEQQQAFVDRFRASATRSTQAKSREKQLDKIERIDAPVADVRSLRFQFPNPPRSGREVVIIKDLVHTYGEKILFLGADLLIERGDRVAFLGPNGSGKSTLLHLIMEMEKPSEGMVTLGEHNVIPSYFEQNQAEALDLNRTVMETIHDEVPEWKNEEVRTLLGRFLFTGDTVFKKVAALSGGEKARLALAKMLLRPANLLILDEPTNHLDIPAKEMLEEALQNYEGTVILVSHDRYFISKVANKIVEIREGELREYLGDYQYYLNKIEEEKEKVRQEKIAAEKAAKDAAKREKQKAKKDGAKK
- the rpmI gene encoding 50S ribosomal protein L35; protein product: MPKLKTRKAAAKRFRATGSGKIMRRKAFKSHLLQHKSSTRRRTLSMMAVVDERDADNVRLMLPYL
- a CDS encoding transporter substrate-binding domain-containing protein, whose amino-acid sequence is MKKKSLQFLSFNFLFLIALAFCLSVIPAAFTPPAPVAAAEMKAIQKRGRLIVAVKDNLPPLGFRDSAGNLQGLEIDIARQLAAEVLGSPDAVELQPVANQDRLSVVLNGQVDITIAGVTATETRGRLVDFSVPYYLDGTGFVTKNASVRRLEDVGKQTIAMLDNSDSIANVLYFFPNANLVGVDSYEAGRMLIERGEAGVFAGDGSVLAGWVQEYRDYQILPFLLSAEPLSIVMPKGLQYSPLRVRVHNAIRRWTAEGWLRERAIYWGLPVPQE